A stretch of Myxococcus hansupus DNA encodes these proteins:
- a CDS encoding efflux RND transporter permease subunit, protein MLKTFISRPVFTAMLMLALVVFGVNAYPRIGVDQFPDVEFPVVTVTTVLPGADPESMEKNVSDPLEEALNTLNGVEQLRSINLESVSQIVVRFTLDTKVDVASQDVRDRVQATLSKLPTEIETPVVEKFDIGAAPIMTLSLSGALPIEEMTRVAEDVVKPALQRNPGVGSIDVVGGREREIQIIVDPERLRGFGLAVSDVSQSVRAQNLDVPGGRTMDSGRERVVRLTSEVKSVDELRNIIIASPNGAPVRVRDVADVVDGPEEARSSAKSGDRSAVALVVRKQSGSNTVQVAEAIKESLGEVNSLLPEGVRTEMVTDNSRFIRSSIAAVQFDLVLGGFLAVLIVLVFLRNLNSTLVAAIALPVSVVGTFAVMAALNFTFNVVTMLALTLSIGLLIDDAIVVIENIVRHLEEGKTPMEAALVGTGQIALAVFAVTLAIVAVFIPVAFMDGTMGMFFYQFGVTVAVAVLISYAVSMTLTPMLSSRMLSHHGSPTGVSAMVEKVLVATETGYRNILASILRHRAITLVVAVAVLFLTFFMAGFLKFTFIPEQDNSNIKLAVELPIGSTLQETQAELDALDAQVRALPGIDSTFATAGGGVQEEVHKGELLINLIPLKDRGFNQGELKTYLRGAITPRSGVTVTVQDVAAIGGGGARTQQIQFNLRGDNWDEVVKAADKVQAEMRKNPGLVDVDMTFRSGKPQYDVKVDRERAAALGVPAASLGSTLRAFLGKDKFGDYREGGETYEIKVALPPQTLASADALGKLTVRSTTGQLVELRNIATITPADGPVQIDRESQKRQITLLANLASGYALSDGMNFLNAYAEKELPKTIIYDFEGNAKEMGKSVAAFGSALLLGIILIYMILAAQFESLIHPFTIMMSLPFALIGAIGGLLITGQAMSMFALIGIIMLMGLVVKNGILLVDFTLQLREEGKTATEALLHAAPVRLRPILMTTIAMIAGMIPVAVAKGDGAETRAPMAITIIGGLVTSTFLTLGVVPVVYSLMDQLIEKMKRRKGPGASHGTPHSVGPKHGEDSPSVAAAARVETA, encoded by the coding sequence ATGCTCAAGACATTCATTTCGCGCCCCGTCTTCACCGCGATGTTGATGCTGGCGCTGGTCGTTTTCGGCGTGAACGCCTACCCACGCATCGGCGTGGATCAGTTCCCCGACGTCGAGTTCCCCGTCGTCACCGTCACCACGGTGCTGCCCGGCGCGGACCCGGAGTCGATGGAGAAGAACGTCAGTGATCCGTTGGAGGAGGCGCTCAACACCCTCAACGGCGTGGAGCAGCTTCGCTCCATCAACCTGGAGAGCGTGTCGCAGATCGTCGTGCGCTTCACCCTGGACACCAAGGTGGACGTGGCGTCCCAGGACGTGCGTGACCGTGTCCAGGCCACGCTGAGCAAGCTGCCGACGGAAATCGAGACGCCGGTGGTGGAGAAGTTCGACATCGGCGCGGCGCCCATCATGACGCTGTCGCTGTCCGGCGCGCTCCCCATCGAGGAGATGACGCGCGTCGCCGAGGACGTGGTGAAGCCGGCGCTGCAGCGCAACCCGGGCGTGGGCAGCATCGACGTGGTCGGTGGCCGCGAGCGTGAAATCCAGATCATCGTGGACCCGGAGCGGCTGCGCGGCTTCGGACTGGCCGTCAGCGACGTGAGCCAGTCGGTGCGGGCGCAGAACCTGGACGTCCCGGGTGGCCGCACCATGGACAGCGGCCGTGAGCGCGTGGTGCGCCTCACCTCCGAGGTCAAGAGCGTGGACGAGCTGCGCAACATCATCATCGCCAGCCCCAACGGCGCGCCGGTGCGCGTGCGCGACGTGGCGGACGTGGTGGACGGCCCGGAGGAGGCGCGCTCCAGCGCCAAGAGCGGTGACCGCAGCGCCGTGGCGCTGGTGGTGCGCAAGCAGTCCGGCTCCAACACGGTGCAGGTGGCCGAGGCCATCAAGGAGTCCCTGGGCGAGGTGAACAGCCTGCTGCCCGAGGGCGTGCGCACGGAGATGGTGACGGACAACTCGCGGTTCATCCGCTCGTCCATCGCCGCGGTGCAGTTCGACCTGGTGCTCGGTGGCTTCCTCGCCGTGCTCATCGTGCTGGTGTTCCTGCGCAACCTGAACTCCACGCTGGTGGCGGCCATCGCGCTGCCGGTGTCCGTCGTCGGCACCTTCGCCGTCATGGCGGCCCTGAACTTCACGTTCAACGTCGTGACGATGCTGGCGCTGACGCTGTCCATCGGTCTGCTCATCGACGACGCCATCGTGGTCATCGAGAACATCGTCCGGCACCTGGAAGAGGGAAAGACGCCCATGGAGGCGGCGCTCGTCGGCACCGGGCAGATTGCCCTCGCCGTGTTCGCCGTGACGCTCGCCATCGTCGCCGTGTTCATCCCCGTGGCCTTCATGGACGGCACGATGGGCATGTTCTTCTACCAATTCGGCGTCACAGTGGCCGTGGCGGTGCTCATCTCCTACGCGGTCTCCATGACGCTCACGCCCATGCTGTCGTCGCGCATGCTGAGCCACCACGGATCTCCCACGGGCGTGTCCGCCATGGTGGAGAAGGTCCTGGTCGCCACGGAGACGGGCTACCGCAACATCCTGGCCAGCATCCTGCGGCACCGGGCCATCACCCTGGTCGTCGCCGTGGCGGTGCTCTTCCTCACCTTCTTCATGGCCGGGTTCCTGAAGTTCACGTTCATCCCCGAGCAGGACAACAGCAACATCAAGCTGGCGGTGGAGCTGCCCATCGGCTCGACGCTGCAGGAGACCCAGGCGGAGCTGGACGCGCTGGACGCGCAGGTCCGCGCCCTGCCCGGCATCGACTCCACCTTCGCCACCGCCGGTGGCGGCGTGCAGGAGGAGGTCCACAAGGGTGAGCTGCTCATCAACCTGATTCCGCTGAAGGACCGTGGCTTCAACCAGGGCGAGCTGAAGACGTACCTGCGTGGCGCCATCACGCCCCGCAGCGGCGTCACCGTCACGGTGCAGGACGTCGCGGCCATTGGCGGCGGCGGCGCCCGCACGCAGCAGATCCAGTTCAACCTGCGCGGCGACAACTGGGACGAGGTGGTCAAGGCCGCCGACAAGGTCCAGGCCGAGATGCGAAAGAATCCGGGCCTGGTGGACGTGGACATGACGTTCCGCTCGGGCAAGCCGCAGTACGACGTCAAGGTGGACCGCGAGCGCGCGGCCGCCCTGGGCGTGCCGGCGGCCTCGCTGGGCTCCACGCTGCGTGCCTTCCTGGGCAAGGACAAGTTCGGCGACTACCGCGAGGGTGGCGAGACGTACGAAATCAAGGTGGCGCTGCCGCCGCAGACGCTGGCCTCCGCCGACGCGCTGGGCAAGCTGACGGTGCGCAGCACGACGGGCCAACTGGTGGAGCTGCGCAACATCGCGACGATTACGCCGGCCGACGGCCCGGTGCAGATCGACCGCGAGTCCCAGAAGCGGCAGATCACCCTGCTGGCGAACCTGGCGTCCGGCTACGCGCTGAGCGACGGCATGAACTTCCTCAACGCGTACGCGGAGAAGGAGCTGCCCAAGACGATCATCTACGACTTCGAGGGTAACGCGAAGGAGATGGGCAAGTCGGTCGCGGCGTTCGGCTCCGCCCTGCTGCTGGGCATCATCCTCATCTACATGATTCTGGCGGCGCAGTTCGAAAGCCTCATCCACCCCTTCACCATCATGATGTCGCTGCCCTTCGCCCTCATCGGCGCGATTGGCGGTCTGCTCATCACCGGTCAGGCCATGTCGATGTTCGCCCTCATCGGCATCATCATGCTCATGGGTCTGGTGGTGAAGAACGGCATCCTCCTGGTGGACTTCACGCTGCAGCTTCGTGAAGAAGGCAAGACGGCCACCGAGGCGCTGCTCCACGCGGCTCCTGTCCGTCTGCGCCCCATCCTCATGACGACCATCGCGATGATCGCCGGCATGATTCCGGTGGCGGTCGCCAAGGGTGACGGCGCGGAGACGCGCGCGCCCATGGCCATCACCATCATCGGCGGTCTGGTGACGTCCACGTTCCTCACGCTGGGCGTGGTGCCTGTGGTGTACTCGCTGATGGATCAGCTCATCGAGAAGATGAAGCGCCGCAAGGGCCCGGGCGCGTCCCATGGCACGCCGCACTCCGTGGGTCCGAAGCACGGCGAGGACTCGCCTTCCGTGGCCGCCGCGGCCCGGGTGGAGACGGCTTGA
- a CDS encoding MarR family winged helix-turn-helix transcriptional regulator has protein sequence MRRPDDKPAVLANRRGDPGEEGQDLHEDGGSEESHGPVVEVGASTPESRRLHELMIEFSRYRSLKNPLAGICEDLQLTPTQMHALSWLGNDGPVQVGVLALRVGITRKTITGVVDRLESMGLVERTRDVEDRRAVVVRLTEQGDSVFARIDRGLDESLRRVLDLMTPEDRDAVFGILERMLAKLTAEAQSDEGNSQAS, from the coding sequence ATGCGCAGGCCGGATGACAAACCGGCCGTCCTCGCGAACCGGCGAGGCGACCCGGGCGAGGAGGGACAGGACCTCCACGAGGACGGTGGCTCCGAGGAGAGTCACGGTCCGGTGGTCGAGGTCGGCGCCTCCACGCCCGAGTCGCGGCGCCTCCACGAATTGATGATTGAGTTCAGCCGCTACCGCTCGCTGAAGAACCCGCTGGCGGGCATCTGCGAGGACCTCCAGCTCACGCCCACGCAGATGCATGCGTTGTCGTGGCTGGGCAACGACGGTCCGGTGCAGGTGGGGGTGCTGGCGCTGCGCGTCGGCATCACCCGGAAGACCATCACCGGGGTCGTCGACCGGCTGGAGAGCATGGGGCTGGTGGAGCGGACCCGTGACGTGGAGGACCGACGCGCCGTCGTCGTGCGCCTCACCGAGCAGGGCGACAGCGTCTTCGCCCGCATCGACCGGGGGCTCGACGAGAGCCTCCGCCGGGTGCTGGATTTGATGACGCCCGAGGACCGGGACGCCGTGTTCGGCATCCTGGAGCGGATGCTGGCGAAGCTCACGGCCGAGGCACAGTCGGACGAGGGCAACTCGCAGGCGAGCTGA
- a CDS encoding CaiB/BaiF CoA transferase family protein, which yields MSSLPLAGLRVLDLSRLLPGPYATLVLADLGATVDKLEEPEGGDYVRQMPPLRDDVSGLFYGLNRNKRSLTLNLKQPEGREALKRLVRHYDVVVESFRPGVLDKLGVGDAVLRAENPRLIVCAISGYGQTGPDRLKAGHDLNYVARAGLLGYGGEPGGAPGFPGVQMGDIGGGSLFALVGILAALHERERTGQGRFVDVSMTDGALAFLHMHLASRLYMGAEGTPLQRGTEALNGGYACYGLYRTADDRWLAVGALEPKFFSGVCERLGRPGLMEDAYAPGEAGARVKAELTRLFAEHPLAYWQERFAGSDLCIEAVAEGDDVLQDAQLKSRGLFVEAEDATLGRKVTHLLTPLRMGETPLRAPPALGQHSREILEEAGFTAEERARLGH from the coding sequence ATGTCGTCGCTTCCGCTCGCTGGCCTGCGTGTGTTGGATTTGTCGCGCCTGTTGCCCGGTCCCTACGCCACGCTGGTGCTGGCCGACCTGGGCGCCACCGTGGACAAGTTGGAGGAGCCGGAGGGCGGCGACTACGTCCGGCAGATGCCCCCGCTGCGGGACGACGTCAGCGGCCTGTTCTACGGCCTCAACCGGAACAAGCGCTCGCTGACGCTGAACCTGAAGCAGCCCGAGGGCCGCGAGGCGCTGAAGCGGCTGGTGCGCCACTACGACGTGGTGGTGGAGAGCTTCCGGCCCGGCGTGTTGGACAAGCTGGGCGTGGGGGATGCCGTGCTGCGCGCGGAGAACCCCCGGCTCATCGTGTGCGCCATCTCCGGTTATGGGCAGACGGGCCCGGACCGGCTGAAGGCGGGGCACGACTTGAACTACGTGGCCCGCGCGGGGCTGCTGGGCTACGGCGGCGAGCCCGGCGGGGCGCCCGGTTTCCCCGGCGTGCAGATGGGGGACATTGGCGGCGGAAGTCTCTTCGCGCTGGTGGGCATCCTCGCGGCGCTGCACGAACGTGAGCGCACGGGGCAGGGGCGCTTCGTGGACGTGTCGATGACGGACGGCGCGCTGGCCTTCCTGCACATGCACCTGGCGTCGCGGCTCTACATGGGCGCGGAGGGGACGCCGTTGCAGCGCGGGACGGAGGCGCTCAACGGGGGCTACGCGTGTTACGGCCTGTACCGCACAGCGGATGACCGGTGGCTCGCGGTGGGCGCGCTGGAGCCGAAGTTCTTCTCGGGCGTGTGCGAGCGGCTGGGGCGCCCGGGGTTGATGGAGGACGCCTATGCCCCGGGCGAGGCGGGAGCGCGCGTGAAGGCGGAGCTGACGCGCCTGTTCGCCGAGCACCCGCTGGCGTACTGGCAGGAGCGCTTCGCGGGCTCGGATTTGTGCATCGAGGCGGTGGCGGAGGGGGACGACGTGCTCCAGGACGCGCAGCTCAAGTCCCGGGGCCTGTTCGTCGAGGCGGAGGACGCGACGCTGGGTCGCAAGGTGACGCACCTGCTCACGCCGCTGCGCATGGGGGAGACGCCGCTGCGTGCTCCGCCCGCGTTGGGACAGCACTCGCGGGAGATTCTGGAGGAGGCGGGCTTCACCGCCGAGGAGCGGGCGCGCTTGGGGCACTGA
- a CDS encoding SCP2 sterol-binding domain-containing protein, translated as MNAKDIIENQIPESLKAKPELAKEINAVIVFDVSGEGGGKWTLDTTKTEGWVTEGATDGAKMTISVSNDDFVKIREKKLNAQMAAMQGKLKFKPMDMGLAMKLAKLL; from the coding sequence ATGAACGCGAAGGACATCATCGAGAACCAGATTCCGGAGTCCCTCAAGGCGAAGCCGGAGCTGGCGAAGGAGATCAACGCGGTCATCGTGTTTGACGTCTCCGGTGAGGGCGGCGGGAAGTGGACGCTGGACACCACCAAGACGGAGGGCTGGGTGACCGAGGGCGCCACCGACGGTGCCAAGATGACCATCAGCGTGAGCAACGACGACTTCGTGAAGATCCGCGAGAAGAAGCTCAACGCGCAGATGGCGGCCATGCAGGGCAAGCTGAAGTTCAAGCCCATGGACATGGGCCTCGCGATGAAGCTCGCGAAGCTGCTTTGA
- a CDS encoding response regulator yields the protein MHNAQHAGAPVVLVVDDDPDILEALSEILEAEGFEIRRARNGKEALDRLEPEPPNLILLDLMMPVMDGWEFAQRMRQKPPEVARVPLIVLSADRNVGSKAADIGAVGHLAKPFELNDLLDMVRRALNPAAASTSA from the coding sequence TTGCACAATGCACAGCATGCGGGTGCCCCCGTTGTCCTCGTCGTCGATGACGACCCGGACATCCTGGAGGCCCTTTCAGAGATTCTGGAAGCCGAAGGCTTCGAAATCCGCCGCGCGCGGAACGGGAAGGAGGCGTTGGACCGGCTCGAGCCTGAACCACCCAACCTCATCCTGCTCGACCTGATGATGCCCGTCATGGACGGCTGGGAGTTCGCGCAGCGGATGCGGCAGAAGCCGCCCGAGGTGGCGCGCGTCCCGCTCATCGTCCTCAGCGCCGACCGCAACGTGGGCAGCAAGGCCGCGGACATCGGCGCGGTGGGCCACCTGGCGAAGCCCTTCGAACTGAATGACTTGTTGGACATGGTGCGCCGGGCGCTGAATCCCGCGGCCGCGTCCACCAGCGCCTGA
- a CDS encoding sensor histidine kinase translates to MAAPGLLLLPRQGPPRLLGRSLLEQLGLEEVPARVASVTELLESAGFQRRPGSGSLWSRDGQVLMAGEERLEDGGRLLWTAPLSWDEAGVRRRVKYLSMASHDLRGSLANVRSYAALLLNGRVPLEPKVQRGLETILRNADRSLSFSQDFFDASRADLGALPCELERQSLLPILDAAVEKQSAAAKAAQVTLVLDLGPGDATPDIVVDGARIQHAVESFIQYQLARAQPGEVIRLRIRAYPPRVRVEVRRDGAPLTDEDASAVFQREERAFREKKLEDPLRVYLARQEVEAHAGSVGVETDREGSTLYLTLPEAPAAELGSPASMQA, encoded by the coding sequence ATGGCGGCACCAGGGCTGCTGCTGCTCCCGCGACAGGGCCCTCCGCGCCTGCTCGGACGCTCCCTGTTGGAGCAGTTGGGCCTGGAAGAAGTACCTGCCCGCGTGGCCTCGGTGACGGAGCTGCTCGAGTCCGCGGGCTTCCAGCGGCGCCCGGGCAGCGGCAGCCTCTGGAGCCGGGACGGCCAGGTGCTGATGGCCGGCGAGGAGCGCCTGGAGGACGGCGGCCGGCTGCTGTGGACCGCGCCCCTGAGCTGGGACGAGGCCGGAGTCCGCCGCCGTGTGAAGTACCTGTCCATGGCCTCGCATGACCTGCGCGGCTCGCTGGCGAACGTGCGCTCCTACGCGGCCCTGCTGCTCAACGGCCGGGTGCCCCTGGAGCCGAAGGTCCAACGTGGCCTGGAGACCATCCTCCGCAACGCGGACCGCTCGCTCTCCTTCTCCCAGGACTTCTTCGACGCCAGCCGGGCGGACCTGGGCGCCCTGCCCTGCGAGCTGGAGCGCCAGTCCCTGCTCCCCATCCTGGACGCGGCGGTGGAGAAGCAGAGCGCCGCGGCGAAGGCCGCCCAGGTGACGCTCGTCCTGGACCTGGGGCCCGGGGACGCGACGCCCGACATCGTCGTGGACGGGGCCCGCATCCAGCACGCGGTGGAGTCCTTCATCCAGTACCAGCTCGCGCGTGCCCAGCCGGGCGAGGTCATCCGCCTGCGCATCCGCGCGTACCCGCCCCGGGTCCGCGTGGAAGTCCGCCGGGACGGAGCGCCGCTGACGGACGAGGACGCCTCGGCCGTGTTCCAGCGCGAGGAGCGCGCCTTCCGGGAGAAGAAGCTGGAGGACCCCCTGCGCGTCTACCTGGCACGCCAGGAGGTGGAGGCCCACGCTGGCAGCGTGGGTGTGGAGACGGACCGGGAGGGCAGCACCCTGTACCTGACGCTCCCGGAGGCCCCCGCGGCGGAGCTCGGTTCCCCAGCGAGCATGCAGGCTTGA
- the tatA gene encoding twin-arginine translocase TatA/TatE family subunit, translated as MGLKGMEILLIMGVLLLLFGASRLPQLGSSLGSAIRNFKRGFGGEGEDAAAPGDKKSSGSLSSATGVDNNVSKSQTPSSHV; from the coding sequence ATGGGTTTGAAGGGAATGGAAATCCTGCTGATCATGGGCGTGCTGCTGCTCCTGTTCGGAGCGTCGCGCCTGCCGCAGCTCGGCTCTTCGCTGGGAAGCGCGATCCGCAACTTCAAGCGTGGCTTCGGCGGCGAGGGTGAAGATGCGGCCGCCCCCGGGGACAAGAAGTCCTCGGGCTCGCTGTCCAGCGCCACGGGCGTGGACAACAACGTGTCGAAGAGCCAGACGCCCAGCAGCCACGTCTGA
- a CDS encoding AMP-dependent synthetase/ligase produces the protein MRAENQVAAPATPGGLQDGTLVQLLIQRAKNASTVGASHKKDGRWQDVTFAQFLEDVKAMSAALVAQGVKPGDRVAIFANTSLQWLICDLAIGAAQAITVPIYASNTPDECRYILNHSETSLVFIDNDEKDVRQPGRLTRIRQKLAECPSVAKLVLFEGPAAGGNELALSDFVAQGRTEHAARPDDFDARVNAVSMDDTAALIYTSGTTGDPKGVILTHRNWAFEAKAAQSVGMMAPGDSVMLFLPLAHVFAQVVKASWLSMGYRLIIAESVEKLLANLVETRPTVLPSVPRVFEKVYNNVVANGSSAPGLKGRLFRWAFKLFDEYVEARSQGREYSSLGFALAKKLVFAKVRAAISEKLGGNMRLFISGGAPLSPKIGYFFDLLGLKVLEGYGLTETSAGSTVNREHKIKIGTVGAPMPGLDVQIASDGEILIRGPSVMKGYYKNPEATAEAIDADGWFHTGDIGELDSDNYLRITDRKKDIIVTAGGKNVAPQNLENSLKTHPIISQAVVTGDKRPYLVVLITVSDEAARKLLQEKGAPVGTYAENSRRPEVHAAVKAAVDQVNTQQPPYSTLKRFAVLEADFSQETEELTPKLSVKRKVCSQKYKAQLDRMYEGTTVVD, from the coding sequence ATGAGGGCAGAGAATCAGGTAGCGGCTCCCGCTACCCCGGGGGGACTTCAGGACGGGACGCTCGTACAACTGCTCATCCAGCGCGCGAAGAACGCGTCAACGGTGGGGGCGTCACACAAGAAGGACGGCCGCTGGCAGGACGTCACCTTCGCCCAGTTCCTGGAAGACGTGAAGGCGATGTCCGCGGCGCTGGTGGCGCAAGGGGTGAAGCCCGGAGACCGGGTGGCCATCTTCGCCAACACCAGCCTCCAGTGGCTCATCTGTGACCTCGCCATTGGCGCGGCGCAGGCCATCACCGTCCCCATCTACGCGTCCAACACGCCGGATGAATGCCGGTACATCCTCAACCACTCCGAGACGTCGCTCGTCTTCATCGACAACGACGAGAAGGACGTCCGCCAGCCCGGCCGCCTCACGCGCATCCGGCAGAAGCTGGCCGAGTGTCCCTCCGTCGCGAAGCTGGTCCTCTTCGAGGGCCCGGCGGCGGGTGGCAACGAGCTGGCGCTGTCGGACTTCGTGGCCCAGGGCCGCACCGAGCACGCCGCGCGCCCGGACGACTTCGATGCGCGCGTGAACGCCGTGTCCATGGATGACACCGCCGCGCTCATCTACACGTCCGGCACCACGGGCGACCCCAAGGGCGTCATCCTCACCCACCGCAACTGGGCCTTCGAGGCCAAGGCCGCCCAGTCCGTGGGGATGATGGCGCCGGGTGACTCGGTGATGCTCTTCCTGCCGCTGGCGCACGTCTTCGCCCAGGTGGTGAAGGCGTCCTGGCTGAGCATGGGCTACCGGCTCATCATCGCCGAGTCGGTGGAGAAGCTGCTGGCCAACCTGGTGGAGACGCGGCCCACGGTCCTGCCGTCCGTGCCGCGCGTCTTCGAGAAGGTCTACAACAACGTGGTGGCCAACGGCTCCTCGGCGCCGGGCCTCAAGGGCCGGCTCTTCCGCTGGGCCTTCAAGCTCTTCGACGAGTACGTGGAGGCCCGCAGCCAGGGCCGCGAGTACAGCTCGCTGGGCTTCGCGCTGGCCAAGAAGCTGGTGTTCGCCAAGGTGCGCGCGGCCATCAGCGAGAAGCTGGGCGGCAACATGCGCCTGTTCATCTCCGGCGGCGCGCCGCTGTCGCCGAAGATTGGCTACTTCTTCGACCTGCTGGGCCTCAAGGTGCTGGAGGGGTACGGCCTGACGGAGACGTCCGCCGGCTCCACCGTCAACCGCGAGCACAAGATCAAGATCGGCACCGTGGGCGCGCCCATGCCCGGCCTGGACGTCCAGATTGCCTCCGACGGCGAAATCCTCATCCGCGGGCCCTCCGTGATGAAGGGGTACTACAAGAACCCCGAGGCCACGGCGGAGGCCATCGACGCGGACGGCTGGTTCCACACGGGCGACATCGGTGAGTTGGACTCGGACAACTACCTGCGCATCACCGACCGCAAGAAGGACATCATCGTCACCGCGGGCGGGAAGAACGTGGCGCCGCAGAACCTGGAGAACTCGCTCAAGACGCACCCCATCATCAGCCAGGCGGTGGTGACAGGGGACAAGCGGCCGTACCTGGTGGTGCTCATCACCGTGTCGGACGAGGCCGCGCGCAAGCTCCTCCAGGAGAAGGGCGCGCCCGTGGGCACCTACGCGGAGAACTCCCGGCGTCCGGAGGTCCACGCGGCCGTGAAGGCGGCGGTGGATCAGGTCAACACGCAGCAGCCGCCGTACTCCACGCTCAAGCGCTTCGCGGTGCTGGAGGCCGACTTCAGCCAGGAGACGGAGGAGCTGACGCCCAAGCTCAGCGTGAAGCGGAAGGTCTGCAGCCAGAAGTACAAGGCGCAGCTCGACCGGATGTACGAAGGCACCACCGTCGTCGACTGA
- a CDS encoding tetratricopeptide repeat protein codes for MRLISFALCLLLSLPAWGAEASLLSELDALYAKRGDAGGEKAYEGALKTALDAAPEDYELVWRKARILQWQADGAASDKLKKVLGRQTWDWGEKAVKLAPARVEGHYYAATGIGAYSQAVGIMKALGEGLEGKFNERLDKALQIDANYDRGAPLLAKGRYYYELPWPKRDLAKSASLYEKAIAKHPEMLRAYYFLAETQLRDGKAAKARDTLQKVKQGSVAYDPAEGRRVQEWSKKVEADIEKELR; via the coding sequence ATGCGCCTGATTTCATTTGCTTTGTGCCTGCTCCTGAGCCTGCCTGCCTGGGGGGCTGAAGCCTCCCTGCTGTCCGAGCTTGACGCGCTGTACGCGAAGCGGGGCGACGCGGGTGGGGAGAAGGCCTACGAGGGCGCGCTGAAGACGGCGCTGGACGCCGCCCCCGAGGACTACGAGCTGGTGTGGCGCAAGGCGCGCATCCTCCAGTGGCAGGCGGACGGCGCGGCCAGCGACAAGCTCAAGAAGGTGCTGGGCCGCCAGACGTGGGACTGGGGCGAGAAGGCCGTGAAGCTCGCGCCCGCCCGGGTGGAGGGCCACTACTACGCGGCCACCGGCATCGGTGCGTACTCCCAGGCCGTGGGCATCATGAAGGCGCTGGGCGAGGGGCTCGAGGGCAAGTTCAACGAGCGGCTCGACAAGGCCCTCCAGATTGACGCGAACTACGACCGGGGCGCGCCGCTGCTGGCCAAGGGCCGCTACTACTACGAGCTGCCGTGGCCCAAGCGGGATCTGGCCAAGTCCGCCAGCCTCTACGAGAAGGCCATCGCGAAGCACCCGGAGATGCTGCGCGCCTACTACTTCCTCGCGGAGACGCAGCTTCGGGACGGCAAGGCCGCCAAGGCGCGGGACACCCTTCAGAAGGTGAAGCAAGGCAGCGTCGCGTATGACCCCGCGGAGGGGCGGCGCGTACAGGAGTGGTCCAAGAAGGTCGAAGCCGACATCGAGAAGGAGCTCAGATGA
- a CDS encoding sigma-70 family RNA polymerase sigma factor: protein MANSTRYAAEGLSHYLRNLGGHQQLTREQEYELARRARKGDESARQTLASSNLAFVVAVAKKFANRGSRLDDLIQEGNVGLMKAIEHFDPKKNVRFATYAVWWIRAYITRYLKDNRSQVRGGEAERGSMVDFSLDASIDEDGETTFLDRLEDNGPSPQQVFLSHEQDTEIQEALAKVRKRIGDLGWDILTERLTQDKPLTLEELGQRWGVSRERVRQVELKTKNFLERYLSAFNENEEFVDLGEHAADAA, encoded by the coding sequence ATGGCCAATTCGACGAGGTACGCAGCGGAAGGCCTGTCGCACTACCTTCGGAACCTGGGCGGGCACCAGCAGTTGACGCGTGAGCAGGAGTACGAGCTCGCACGCCGCGCCCGCAAGGGTGACGAGTCCGCGCGGCAGACGCTTGCCAGCTCCAATCTGGCCTTCGTTGTCGCCGTGGCGAAGAAGTTCGCCAATCGCGGTTCGCGTCTGGATGACCTCATCCAGGAAGGCAACGTCGGTCTCATGAAGGCGATCGAGCACTTCGACCCCAAGAAGAACGTGCGCTTCGCCACCTACGCGGTGTGGTGGATTCGCGCCTACATCACCCGGTATCTGAAGGACAACCGCAGCCAGGTGCGCGGCGGCGAGGCGGAGCGCGGCAGCATGGTGGACTTCTCGTTGGACGCCAGCATCGACGAGGACGGCGAGACGACCTTCCTCGACAGGCTGGAGGACAACGGCCCTTCGCCTCAGCAGGTGTTCCTGTCGCACGAACAGGACACCGAGATTCAGGAGGCGCTCGCCAAGGTGCGCAAGCGCATTGGTGACCTGGGCTGGGACATCCTCACGGAGCGGTTGACCCAGGACAAGCCGCTAACGCTGGAAGAGCTGGGCCAGCGCTGGGGCGTGTCGCGCGAGCGCGTGCGTCAGGTGGAGCTGAAGACGAAGAACTTCCTGGAGCGCTACCTCTCCGCGTTCAACGAGAACGAGGAGTTCGTGGACCTGGGCGAGCACGCGGCCGACGCCGCGTGA